From the genome of Populus trichocarpa isolate Nisqually-1 chromosome 15, P.trichocarpa_v4.1, whole genome shotgun sequence, one region includes:
- the LOC7474048 gene encoding oxalate--CoA ligase, protein MATLTLTGLLKRVAGEFPNRRAVSVSGKLDLTHARLHEIIERAASRLVASGIKPGDVVALTFPNTVEFVIMFLAVIRARATAAPLNAAYTTEEFEFYLSDSESKLLLTAQEGNSSAQAAASKLKIPHATATLSGADSELNLSPSPTESDDPNLISQLINDPSDMALFLHTSGTTSRPKGVPLTQLNLASSVNNIKSVYKLTESDSTVIVLPLFHVHGLLAGLLSSLAAGASVALPSAGRFSASTFWKDMDKYNATWYTAVPTIHQIILDRHFSNPESVYPKLRFIRSCSASLAPAILARLEEAFNTPVLEAYAMTEATHLMCSNPLPEDGPHKAGSVGKPVGQEMAILNENGVIQDANVSGEVCLRGPNVTKGYKHNPEANKVAFQFGWFHTGDLGYFDSDGYLHLVGRIKELINRGGEKISPVEVDAVLLSHPDIAQAVAFGVPDDKYGEEINCAIIPRDGTDIDEEEVLRFCKKNLAAFKVPKKVFLTDSLPETASGKIQRRIVSEHFLAQISTASVPKFGA, encoded by the exons ATGGCCACTCTAACACTCACCGGGTTGTTAAAACGGGTCGCCGGAGAATTCCCTAACCGTCGAGCCGTCTCTGTTTCTGGCAAATTAGATTTAACTCACGCTCGTCTCCATGAAATCATCGAACGTGCCGCTTCTCGCCTTGTTGCCTCTGGAATTAAACCTGGAGATGTTGTTGCACTCACGTTTCCCAACACTGTTGAG TTTGTGATAATGTTTTTGGCCGTGATACGGGCCCGCGCCACGGCAGCGCCGTTAAATGCAGCCTACACCACGGAGgagtttgagttttatttatCAGACTCGGAGTCCAAGCTATTATTAACCGCACAGGAAGGAAACAGTTCTGCTCAAGCCGCAGCTTCCAAGCTTAAAATCCCTCACGCCACCGCCACACTCAGCGGAGCAGATTCTGAACTCAATCTTTCCCCCAGTCCAACCGAGTCAGACGACCCCAATTTGATAAGCCAGCTCATTAACGACCCATCTGATATGGCTCTGTTTTTGCACACGTCAGGCACCACAAGCCGGCCCAAAGGGGTGCCACTGACTCAGCTCAATTTGGCTTCTTCGGTTAATAACATTAAATCGGTGTACAAACTCACCGAATCAGACTCGACGGTGATAGTCTTGCCGTTGTTCCATGTTCACGGGTTGTTAGCCGGGTTATTGAGCTCGCTCGCGGCCGGAGCATCTGTGGCTTTACCATCTGCGGGCCGATTTTCGGCTTCAACATTTTGGAAAGACATGGACAAATACAACGCCACATGGTATACCGCTGTCCCTACTATACACCAAATAATTTTGGATCGGCATTTTAGCAACCCAGAATCGGTTTACCCAAAGCTTCGGTTCATTAGGAGTTGTAGCGCCTCGCTTGCCCCGGCTATATTAGCTAGACTCGAGGAGGCATTCAATACGCCGGTCTTGGAGGCCTACGCGATGACGGAGGCGACCCATTTGATGTGTTCGAATCCATTACCGGAAGATGGGCCACATAAGGCGGGGTCGGTTGGCAAACCGGTCGGTCAAGAAATGGCTATATTGAACGAGAACGGGGTGATTCAAGATGCTAATGTTAGTGGCGAGGTGTGCCTTAGAGGTCCAAATGTGACAAAGGGCTACAAACACAATCCGGAGGCTAATAAGGTTGCCTTTCAATTCGGGTGGTTTCATACGGGTGATCTAGGTTATTTCGACTCGGATGGTTATTTGCATCTTGTGGGGAGGATTAAGGAGCTTATTAATCGTGGAG GGGAGAAAATATCACCAGTTGAAGTGGATGCAGTGCTTCTATCTCATCCTGACATTGCTCAAGCAGTTGCTTTCGGAGTTCCCGATGACAAATATGGCGAAGAG ATAAATTGCGCCATAATTCCTAGAGATGGAACAGACATTGACGAGGAGGAGGTGCTGAGGTTTTGCAAGAAGAACCTAGCAGCGTTCAAGGTCCCAAAGAAGGTCTTCCTTACAGACTCCCTTCCAGAGACAGCCAGTGGGAAAATCCAACGAAGGATTGTATCAGAACACTTCCTCGCTCAAATTTCAACTGCTAGTGTCCCCAAGTTTGGAGCCTAA